The following proteins are co-located in the Halorussus caseinilyticus genome:
- a CDS encoding arylsulfotransferase family protein, giving the protein MPTKRRLRVALAVLLAVTALTVGSGYAINSADGTVEDHLDGSGPANPAAQVVPPSDDITVVATDSNSWLGDRGEGPRARAELVAFAPNGSILYYDDSHTRYWDVDPVPGTEATVEYGYSDHLTASECPDDWNASEFGVDRQRWNEYYEAQSDVNACTLNGYERVNLTTGEVTPVWSQTTPGKPETRYHDVDRINDTHLLVADIYLDRVFVVNAETGDIGWRWNAADAFSPADSGGPYPEDWTHLNDVELLPDGRVMASLRNHDRVVFLNRSGGLVEDWTLGSEDEYDTLYEQHNPDYVPADSGGPAVVVGDSENNRVVEYQRENGEWVKSWTWRDARMQWPRDADRLPNGHTLITDSNGNRVFEVNERGETVWSADLAFPYESERLGTGDESSGGQSAERASLDARTPPIDEQFWIFLKGLVPGKYLNGLMYVTPTWMGFPELFASALFALVAVVWLAVESFWVVAPRVRSSRARSELDDRQVEDD; this is encoded by the coding sequence GTGCCTACGAAACGCCGCCTCCGTGTAGCGCTCGCCGTCCTACTCGCGGTCACGGCGCTGACCGTCGGGTCCGGGTACGCGATAAACTCGGCCGACGGAACCGTCGAGGACCACCTCGACGGGAGCGGACCCGCCAATCCCGCCGCGCAGGTCGTCCCGCCGAGCGACGACATCACCGTCGTCGCCACCGACTCGAACTCGTGGCTCGGCGACCGGGGAGAGGGACCGCGCGCGAGGGCCGAACTCGTCGCGTTCGCGCCGAACGGGTCGATACTCTACTACGACGACTCGCACACCCGCTACTGGGACGTAGACCCCGTGCCGGGGACCGAAGCCACCGTCGAGTACGGCTACTCCGACCACCTCACCGCCTCGGAGTGCCCCGACGACTGGAACGCCTCCGAGTTCGGCGTGGACCGCCAGCGTTGGAACGAGTACTACGAGGCCCAGAGCGACGTGAACGCCTGCACGCTGAACGGGTACGAGCGAGTCAACCTCACGACCGGCGAGGTCACGCCCGTCTGGTCCCAGACCACGCCCGGCAAACCCGAGACCCGGTATCACGACGTTGACCGCATCAACGACACCCACCTGTTGGTCGCCGACATCTACCTCGACCGGGTGTTCGTGGTGAACGCCGAAACCGGCGACATCGGGTGGCGGTGGAACGCCGCCGACGCCTTCTCGCCCGCCGACTCGGGCGGTCCCTACCCCGAGGACTGGACGCACCTCAACGACGTGGAACTCCTGCCCGACGGCCGGGTCATGGCGAGTCTCCGGAACCACGACCGGGTGGTCTTCCTGAACCGTAGCGGCGGTCTCGTCGAGGACTGGACCCTCGGCTCGGAAGACGAGTACGACACGCTCTACGAACAGCACAACCCCGACTACGTGCCCGCCGACTCGGGCGGTCCCGCCGTCGTCGTCGGCGACTCGGAGAACAACCGCGTCGTGGAGTACCAGCGAGAGAACGGCGAGTGGGTCAAGTCGTGGACGTGGCGCGACGCCCGGATGCAGTGGCCCCGCGACGCCGACCGACTGCCGAACGGCCACACCCTGATTACCGACTCGAACGGCAACCGCGTCTTCGAGGTGAACGAACGGGGCGAGACCGTCTGGAGCGCGGACCTCGCGTTCCCCTACGAGTCCGAACGCCTCGGCACGGGCGACGAGAGTTCGGGGGGCCAGAGCGCCGAGCGAGCGAGTCTCGACGCCCGGACCCCGCCGATAGACGAGCAGTTCTGGATATTCCTGAAGGGTCTCGTGCCGGGCAAGTACCTCAACGGCCTGATGTACGTCACGCCGACGTGGATGGGCTTTCCCGAACTGTTCGCGTCGGCGCTGTTCGCGCTGGTGGCCGTCGTCTGGCTCGCGGTCGAGTCGTTCTGGGTCGTCGCGCCGCGAGTCCGGTCCTCGCGCGCGCGGTCGGAGCTAGACGACCGGCAAGTCGAGGACGACTGA
- a CDS encoding gamma-glutamyltransferase family protein, whose protein sequence is MTDPDPDRFSSRRSTVYAPNGLVATSQPLAAEAGVEMLREGGNAFDAAVATAAALNVVEPTSTGLGGDAFALYRTADGEVGAMRACGGAPADATIENVEAALREDENASDYYPESRGYATDADAEAGMPFLGPHAVTVPGTARGWEATVQELGELSLADALDPAIEYATEGYPVSEIIASHWTGAQDLFTDDHAREAYLKDGRAPEVGETMTLPRLGETMRTIAEEGADAVYEGDIAEQIAGEIQENGGFMTVKDLADFEPEFVDPVSTTYGGAEIFELPPNNQGLIALEALNIAEEIGAGDYPLDSPERVHYFAEATKRAFHDGHRYVTDPEYEQIPPLASESWAASRAEDIDGTASDVSFGVPEAHAEDADTVLLTVADGEGNLVSFINSRFAGFGSGLVAGDTGIALQNRGASFSLEPDRPNSLEPGKRPFHTLIPGLAKFGEDDWAAFGVMGGYMQPQGHVQVISNIVDYEMPLQAALDYPRWRYRESGELAVEGRLDGAVQSKLARKGHDVRVLPPVMFGGAQITRLEGVESGDPVLSGATEPRKDGNATGF, encoded by the coding sequence ATGACCGACCCGGACCCCGACAGATTCAGTTCTCGCCGCTCGACCGTCTACGCGCCGAACGGACTCGTCGCCACCAGCCAACCGCTCGCGGCCGAAGCGGGCGTCGAGATGTTGCGCGAGGGCGGCAACGCCTTCGACGCGGCGGTAGCGACCGCCGCGGCGCTCAACGTCGTGGAACCGACGAGTACGGGTCTCGGCGGCGACGCCTTCGCGCTCTACCGGACCGCCGACGGCGAGGTGGGCGCGATGCGGGCCTGCGGGGGCGCGCCCGCCGACGCGACCATCGAGAACGTCGAGGCGGCCCTCCGGGAGGACGAGAACGCCAGCGATTACTACCCCGAGTCGCGGGGCTACGCGACCGACGCCGACGCAGAGGCCGGGATGCCGTTCCTCGGTCCCCACGCGGTCACGGTCCCCGGCACGGCCCGCGGGTGGGAAGCGACCGTACAGGAGTTGGGCGAGTTGTCGCTGGCCGACGCGCTCGACCCGGCCATCGAGTACGCGACGGAGGGCTACCCCGTCTCGGAGATTATCGCCTCCCACTGGACCGGCGCACAAGACCTGTTCACCGACGACCACGCCCGCGAAGCCTACCTGAAGGACGGCCGCGCGCCCGAAGTCGGCGAGACGATGACACTACCCCGACTCGGCGAGACGATGCGGACGATTGCCGAGGAGGGCGCGGACGCGGTGTACGAGGGCGACATCGCCGAGCAGATTGCGGGCGAAATTCAGGAGAACGGTGGGTTCATGACCGTCAAGGACCTCGCGGACTTCGAACCGGAGTTCGTGGACCCGGTTTCGACCACCTACGGGGGCGCGGAGATTTTCGAACTCCCGCCGAACAATCAGGGGTTAATCGCGCTCGAAGCCCTGAACATCGCCGAGGAAATCGGCGCGGGCGACTATCCGCTCGACTCGCCCGAGCGCGTCCACTACTTCGCGGAGGCGACCAAGCGCGCGTTCCACGACGGCCATCGCTACGTCACCGACCCCGAGTACGAGCAAATTCCGCCGCTCGCCTCCGAGTCGTGGGCCGCATCGCGCGCCGAGGACATCGACGGGACTGCCTCGGACGTGTCGTTCGGCGTGCCCGAGGCCCACGCCGAGGACGCCGACACGGTTCTGCTGACCGTCGCCGACGGCGAGGGGAATCTGGTCTCGTTCATCAACTCCCGGTTCGCCGGGTTCGGGTCGGGACTGGTCGCGGGCGACACCGGCATCGCGCTCCAGAATCGCGGGGCGTCGTTCTCGCTCGAACCCGACCGCCCCAACAGCCTCGAACCCGGCAAGCGGCCGTTCCACACGTTGATTCCGGGGCTGGCGAAGTTCGGCGAGGACGACTGGGCGGCGTTCGGCGTGATGGGCGGGTACATGCAACCGCAGGGCCACGTCCAAGTAATCTCGAATATCGTGGACTACGAGATGCCCCTACAGGCGGCGCTCGATTACCCGCGCTGGCGCTACCGCGAGTCGGGCGAACTCGCCGTCGAGGGCCGTCTCGACGGCGCGGTCCAGTCGAAACTCGCCCGGAAGGGCCACGACGTGCGCGTCCTCCCGCCGGTGATGTTCGGCGGTGCCCAGATTACCCGACTGGAGGGTGTCGAGTCGGGCGACCCGGTTCTCTCGGGCGCGACCGAACCCCGGAAGGACGGGAATGCGACGGGGTTCTGA
- a CDS encoding dihydroorotase: MDGHADLRVVNARVVTPSGTIDGGVAAADGEIVAVGSDRNLPDADRTIDAEGNYLIPGFIDPHVHWGLSRYEYDYHEGLAHDFETETRGAVHGGVTTVVNFLLQPDPYLPDMDFFREVGRENSYIDFAYHAIVHQDHHVEEIEGLAEEGVRSFKVFFNWYKHASPELGIDHSDAGRVYKVLDKVSDINDGVVMFHAENEDLAIERRRELQEEGRNDLEAWSEASPNVAEAMQIEQIGRLTEYTDSRAYIVHMSTGEGVDICERFQEQGVNLHAETLPAFLAHTKDEDLGVWGKISPPLRGEASKKRLWEGLRNGTVEYLGTDHCPHKIEFKEKGEGKHGDVWEAIPGDNNGIEYFLPVMMSEGVNENRISMERLVEVACENNAKRWGLYPRKGALAEGSDADMVIVDLEKSAVVDDDFYHTMEPRYSTFHGEELTGLPTHTIVGGEVVVEDGELQVEKGGREYLARGPEGVVRNET; the protein is encoded by the coding sequence ATGGACGGACACGCAGACCTCCGAGTCGTGAACGCGCGAGTCGTCACGCCGAGCGGAACCATCGACGGCGGCGTCGCGGCCGCAGACGGCGAAATCGTCGCGGTCGGGTCCGACCGCAACCTGCCGGACGCCGACCGGACCATCGACGCCGAGGGCAACTACCTGATTCCCGGATTCATCGACCCGCACGTCCACTGGGGACTGTCGCGCTACGAGTACGACTACCACGAGGGACTGGCTCACGACTTCGAGACCGAGACCCGCGGGGCGGTCCACGGCGGCGTCACCACCGTCGTCAACTTCCTGCTCCAACCCGACCCCTACCTCCCAGACATGGACTTCTTCCGGGAAGTCGGCCGCGAGAACTCCTACATCGACTTCGCGTACCACGCCATCGTCCATCAAGACCACCACGTCGAGGAAATCGAGGGTCTCGCCGAGGAAGGCGTCCGGTCGTTCAAAGTCTTCTTCAACTGGTACAAGCACGCCTCGCCCGAGTTGGGAATCGACCACTCCGACGCCGGGCGGGTCTACAAGGTGCTGGACAAGGTGTCGGACATCAACGACGGCGTGGTGATGTTCCACGCCGAGAACGAGGACCTCGCCATCGAGCGCCGACGGGAGTTGCAGGAGGAGGGTCGAAACGACCTCGAAGCGTGGTCGGAGGCCTCGCCCAACGTCGCGGAGGCGATGCAAATCGAGCAAATCGGCCGCCTCACGGAGTACACCGACTCGCGCGCCTACATCGTCCACATGTCCACCGGCGAGGGCGTGGACATCTGCGAGCGATTTCAGGAGCAGGGAGTCAACCTCCACGCCGAGACCCTGCCCGCGTTCCTCGCTCACACCAAAGACGAGGACCTCGGCGTCTGGGGAAAGATTTCGCCGCCGCTCCGGGGCGAGGCAAGTAAGAAGCGCCTCTGGGAGGGCCTGCGAAACGGCACCGTCGAGTATCTGGGCACCGACCACTGTCCGCACAAAATCGAGTTCAAGGAGAAGGGCGAAGGCAAGCACGGCGACGTGTGGGAGGCCATCCCCGGCGACAACAACGGCATCGAGTACTTCCTGCCCGTGATGATGAGCGAGGGGGTCAACGAGAACCGCATCAGCATGGAGCGACTGGTCGAAGTCGCCTGCGAGAACAACGCCAAGCGATGGGGTCTCTACCCCCGGAAAGGCGCGCTCGCGGAGGGGTCGGACGCCGACATGGTAATCGTGGACCTCGAAAAGTCGGCCGTCGTGGACGACGACTTCTACCACACGATGGAACCGCGCTACTCGACGTTCCACGGCGAGGAACTGACGGGTCTGCCGACCCACACCATCGTCGGCGGCGAAGTCGTCGTGGAAGACGGCGAGTTGCAGGTCGAGAAGGGCGGCCGGGAGTATCTGGCCAGAGGGCCGGAGGGCGTGGTGCGCAACGAGACGTAG
- the hemE gene encoding uroporphyrinogen decarboxylase — protein sequence MSDLLVRAARGERTERPPVWLMRQAGRYIPEYREIREDYTFREAISTPEVAERITLLPWEIFEPDGLVMFSDILTVLEPLGLDYHIESGTGPVVENPVTRPSEVPEDHADVREELDYVGKLLERLQHSVGDRTSIIGFAGGPFTLAAYAVAGQPAGKKQKPIRRFRVEYPEAFERLLERFADVVVEYVEYQVEKGADLVQLFDTYAGLLTPDDYREFVQPLHRRVFDAVEVPTVVFVRNPGGKLDLLADSGADVVSLDWTVDMADAREQLGDTPVQGNLDPSYLLGDEEFVREKTERVIEKAGPEGHILNLGHGIDRETPVENATAFVETAKEWEW from the coding sequence ATGAGCGACTTGCTGGTGCGAGCGGCGCGAGGCGAGCGAACCGAGCGACCGCCGGTGTGGTTGATGCGACAGGCCGGTCGGTACATCCCCGAGTACCGCGAGATTCGGGAGGACTACACCTTCAGAGAGGCCATCTCGACGCCCGAGGTTGCCGAGCGCATCACCCTCCTGCCGTGGGAGATTTTCGAACCCGACGGACTGGTGATGTTCTCGGATATCCTCACCGTGTTGGAACCGCTCGGACTCGACTACCACATCGAGAGCGGCACCGGTCCCGTCGTCGAGAACCCCGTGACGCGACCCTCGGAGGTGCCCGAGGACCACGCCGACGTGCGCGAGGAACTCGACTACGTGGGCAAACTGCTCGAACGTCTCCAGCACAGCGTCGGCGACCGGACCAGCATCATCGGGTTCGCCGGAGGCCCGTTCACCCTCGCGGCCTACGCCGTCGCGGGGCAACCCGCGGGCAAGAAGCAGAAGCCCATCCGCCGGTTCCGCGTCGAGTACCCCGAGGCGTTCGAGCGTCTGCTCGAACGCTTCGCCGACGTGGTGGTCGAGTACGTCGAGTATCAGGTCGAGAAGGGCGCGGACCTCGTGCAACTGTTCGACACCTACGCCGGACTCCTGACGCCCGACGACTACCGGGAGTTCGTCCAACCGCTCCACCGGCGGGTCTTCGACGCGGTAGAGGTGCCGACGGTCGTGTTCGTCCGCAACCCCGGCGGGAAACTCGACCTGCTGGCCGACTCGGGCGCGGACGTGGTGAGTCTCGACTGGACCGTGGACATGGCCGACGCCCGCGAGCAGTTGGGCGACACCCCGGTACAGGGGAATCTGGACCCCTCCTACCTGCTCGGCGACGAGGAGTTCGTGCGCGAGAAGACCGAGCGAGTCATCGAGAAGGCCGGACCCGAGGGCCACATCCTGAACCTCGGCCACGGCATCGACCGCGAGACGCCCGTCGAGAACGCGACGGCGTTCGTGGAGACGGCCAAAGAGTGGGAGTGGTAG
- the hemG gene encoding protoporphyrinogen oxidase translates to MNSKVGIVGGGITGLTLAHYLADRGVAFTLFEAAPDPGGVVRSERVDGHLLEWGPQRVRRTDRIDGLIRDLGLESEVRTADPDLPICVYADGEVRPAPFSVDEFGETDLLSAEAKRTVLAEPSTDPADPDETAAEMFTRKFGEETYRNLLGPLFGGIYGSDPAEMPVGHALSGLLKLEQRDGSLLKAAIKRAEGGRDTPPAISFDGGLQRLPEALAEAHADSIRLETPVTRVSEAEGDDGGYEVETPEGTAEFEQVVLTTPADLTADLVAGLAPDSADALRELNYNPLAMVYLRTDLSAGDVDPALGYQVGFDADLRTLGVSWNASMFDRDVVTAFLGGMHDPEVLDESEDRMGEIAATEFEQVTGAPAEVVAVNVLGRGFPAYDASWEALERVDLPKGLRLATNYTARMGVPSRIREAEALADELATSRDEE, encoded by the coding sequence ATGAACTCGAAGGTGGGAATCGTCGGCGGGGGAATTACGGGTCTCACGCTCGCCCACTACCTCGCGGACCGCGGCGTGGCGTTCACGCTGTTCGAGGCCGCCCCGGACCCCGGCGGCGTCGTCCGGAGCGAGCGCGTCGATGGCCACCTGCTGGAGTGGGGACCCCAGCGAGTCCGGCGCACCGACCGCATCGACGGTCTGATTCGGGACCTCGGCTTGGAGTCGGAGGTCCGGACCGCCGACCCCGACCTCCCCATCTGCGTCTACGCCGACGGCGAGGTCCGGCCAGCGCCCTTCTCCGTCGATGAGTTCGGCGAGACCGACCTGCTGTCCGCGGAGGCCAAGCGCACGGTCCTCGCCGAACCCTCTACCGATCCCGCGGACCCCGACGAGACGGCCGCGGAGATGTTCACTCGCAAGTTCGGCGAGGAGACCTACCGGAACCTGCTCGGTCCCCTCTTCGGCGGCATCTACGGCTCTGACCCCGCGGAGATGCCGGTCGGCCACGCGCTCTCCGGTCTCCTGAAGTTAGAACAGCGCGACGGAAGCCTCCTGAAGGCCGCCATCAAGCGCGCGGAGGGCGGCCGGGATACCCCGCCCGCCATCTCGTTCGACGGCGGACTCCAGCGACTCCCCGAGGCCCTCGCCGAGGCCCACGCCGACTCGATTCGACTGGAGACGCCCGTGACGAGGGTCTCCGAGGCTGAAGGCGACGACGGGGGCTACGAAGTGGAGACCCCCGAGGGGACGGCCGAGTTCGAGCAGGTAGTGCTGACCACGCCCGCGGACCTGACGGCCGACCTCGTGGCGGGCCTCGCGCCCGACTCGGCCGACGCGCTCCGCGAACTGAACTACAATCCGCTCGCGATGGTCTACCTCCGGACCGACCTCTCGGCGGGCGACGTGGACCCCGCGCTCGGCTATCAGGTCGGGTTCGACGCCGACCTCCGGACGCTCGGCGTCTCGTGGAACGCGAGCATGTTCGACCGCGATGTCGTCACGGCGTTCCTCGGCGGGATGCACGACCCCGAGGTGCTGGACGAGAGTGAAGACCGGATGGGCGAAATCGCCGCGACGGAGTTCGAGCAGGTGACGGGCGCGCCCGCGGAAGTCGTCGCCGTGAACGTCCTCGGCCGGGGCTTCCCGGCCTACGACGCCTCGTGGGAGGCGCTGGAACGGGTGGACCTCCCGAAGGGTCTCCGACTGGCGACGAACTACACCGCCCGGATGGGCGTCCCGAGTCGGATTCGGGAGGCCGAGGCGCTGGCCGACGAGTTGGCGACCTCCCGAGACGAGGAGTGA
- a CDS encoding DICT sensory domain-containing protein — protein sequence MTISSIIADLKGSERTLTVYDPTDETAVSSVERHFEVQNVEVREATAPEGPDDFAVLHDGDEFLAASELAELRRAVSFETGLVDATDLAETTTPDVLKHVSDATFTAYGKRRMILASREIEERAWRAGGGELHAGFQFLSLFREQWDLYGRIADRGVDVHAYGVPDWEPPTPEWLTVHDDDTDEIRDSWFVVLDAPDDRDCALVAEEREPNEFSGFWTYDEALVGDVLGHLRSAYS from the coding sequence ATGACGATTTCGTCCATCATCGCCGACCTGAAGGGGAGCGAGCGAACCCTTACGGTGTACGACCCGACCGACGAGACCGCGGTCTCGTCGGTCGAGCGCCACTTCGAGGTACAGAACGTCGAAGTGAGAGAAGCGACCGCACCCGAGGGACCCGACGACTTCGCGGTCCTCCACGACGGCGACGAGTTTCTCGCCGCCAGCGAACTCGCCGAACTCCGCCGGGCCGTCTCGTTCGAGACGGGATTGGTAGACGCGACCGACTTGGCCGAGACCACGACGCCCGACGTGTTGAAACACGTCAGCGACGCCACCTTCACGGCCTACGGCAAGCGCCGGATGATTCTCGCCTCGCGGGAAATCGAAGAGCGGGCGTGGCGCGCGGGCGGCGGCGAACTCCACGCCGGGTTTCAGTTCCTGTCGCTGTTCCGTGAACAGTGGGACCTCTACGGTCGCATCGCCGACCGAGGCGTCGATGTTCACGCCTACGGCGTCCCCGACTGGGAACCGCCGACCCCCGAGTGGTTGACGGTCCACGACGACGACACCGACGAGATTCGGGACTCGTGGTTCGTGGTCCTCGACGCGCCCGACGACCGGGACTGCGCGCTGGTCGCCGAGGAGCGCGAACCGAACGAGTTCTCGGGGTTCTGGACCTACGACGAGGCGCTAGTCGGGGACGTGTTGGGCCACCTGCGGTCGGCCTACTCGTAG
- the hemH gene encoding ferrochelatase, whose translation MTTGVVLLNFGEPSEPTRENVVPYLERIFLNNASLEEADTEEEARERARQLAERRAPGLIEEYEEIGGSPLDPQAKAQSDALADELDARGYDAETYLGMQFTEPFIADAVEAAYDDGVDQLVALPIYPLCGASTTIAANEELQSAADDLDWDVPVAEITGWHRHPLYNQIRAENVRRFAEAHDVDLTDDDTELVYSAHGTPRHYLDEGSRYDQYVEEFCDVIARKLGVESYTLGYQNHENRDIPWTEPDVEDAIERIGETGDAERVVVEPVSFMHEQSETLSELDDELREEAEELGLDFYRVPVPHDDDRFRTVLGDLVEPFVGDFDPGYYQFRRCQCADSPDAMCLNAPVERT comes from the coding sequence ATGACCACAGGAGTCGTCTTGCTCAACTTCGGTGAGCCGTCGGAACCGACGCGCGAGAACGTCGTCCCGTACCTCGAACGCATCTTCCTGAACAACGCCTCGCTGGAGGAGGCCGACACCGAAGAGGAGGCCCGCGAGCGCGCCCGCCAACTCGCCGAGCGCCGCGCGCCCGGTCTCATCGAGGAGTACGAGGAAATCGGTGGCTCCCCACTCGACCCGCAGGCGAAGGCCCAGTCCGACGCGCTCGCCGACGAACTCGACGCGCGGGGCTACGACGCGGAGACGTACCTCGGGATGCAGTTCACCGAACCGTTCATCGCCGACGCCGTGGAGGCCGCCTACGACGACGGCGTGGACCAACTCGTCGCGCTCCCCATCTACCCCCTCTGCGGTGCCTCCACGACCATCGCGGCAAACGAGGAACTCCAGAGCGCGGCCGACGACCTCGACTGGGACGTGCCGGTCGCAGAAATCACCGGCTGGCACCGCCACCCGCTGTACAACCAGATTCGCGCCGAGAACGTCCGTCGGTTCGCGGAGGCCCACGACGTTGACCTGACCGACGACGACACCGAACTCGTCTACTCGGCCCACGGCACCCCGCGCCACTATCTGGACGAGGGAAGCAGGTACGACCAGTACGTAGAGGAGTTCTGCGACGTGATTGCCCGGAAACTCGGCGTCGAGTCGTACACGCTGGGCTACCAGAACCACGAGAACCGCGACATCCCGTGGACCGAACCCGACGTGGAGGACGCCATCGAACGAATCGGCGAGACCGGTGACGCCGAGCGAGTCGTGGTCGAACCCGTCAGCTTCATGCACGAACAGAGCGAGACGCTCTCGGAACTCGACGACGAACTCCGCGAGGAGGCCGAGGAACTCGGACTCGACTTCTACCGGGTCCCGGTGCCCCACGACGACGACCGATTCCGGACCGTCCTCGGGGACCTCGTTGAACCGTTCGTCGGCGACTTCGACCCCGGCTACTACCAGTTCCGCCGGTGTCAGTGCGCCGACTCGCCCGACGCGATGTGCCTGAACGCGCCCGTCGAACGCACATGA